A window from Telopea speciosissima isolate NSW1024214 ecotype Mountain lineage chromosome 8, Tspe_v1, whole genome shotgun sequence encodes these proteins:
- the LOC122671107 gene encoding uncharacterized protein LOC122671107, with translation MVTEKSLPVAHDAPTPVTVRDNGLRSGEQQSWAGLFRGGKVREDAGAIPFLEPVIVNGKKVAQCDADELTDERDRWKAALVGYVFGSKPSFSSMQRFVKEQWSHVGAVKVFGLESGIFVFDFQGRDLSMQILDEGPWTFSSRPMILRPWTPEVSLSRKEEIELPLWVKLYGLNLRYWGDRSLGCIASVLGRPICADRRTVRHERLSFARICISIKVADGLPATICIAQEAGTLVEQPVHYDWSPPLCSVCKVFGHGEKSYPIAAINKMQEDSDSVQDVMQVEDSWQRPRGRRGRGKHTLPSEEPSGVATTVSPATPPDRAIPAVSTSVLVMDTRGADVKKKSVISGNSNLNTVSVSKEASLSPSTLDPHGIHLGADVKKKSGNSILNGGLKDKLVAPTSKESVGERGKDKVVVNNHLAVKKSVCDLGHNSPNFSGIMELKPPTSGVSEAAKSGSVDRTGTGLRTNSTGKDADQSFVGNRFAPLQDVEPIVTSEDGVEGPAILRVRERSPGRGNYAHCSTSPTSH, from the coding sequence ATGGTCACCGAAAAGTCTTTACCGGTGGCCCATGACGCTCCTACACCGGTTACTGTGCGCGATAATGGGCTACGTAGTGGAGAACAGCAGTCATGGGCAGGGTTGTTTCGTGGTGGGAAGGTGAGGGAGGACGCAGGAGCGATCCCTTTCCTTGAACCAGTGATTGTTAATGGTAAAAAGGTTGCTCAATGTGATGCTGATGAATTGACTGATGAGAGGGATAGGTGGAAGGCTGCCCTAGTTGGATATGTGTTTGGGTCTAAGCCTTCATTTTCCTCCATGCAGAGATTTGTGAAAGAACAGTGGAGTCATGTTGGGGCTGTCAAAGTTTTTGGACTTGAGTCTGGTATCTTTGTTTTTGATTTTCAAGGAAGGGATCTTAGTATGCAAATTCTGGATGAGGGGCCATGGACTTTTAGTTCACGTCCAATGATCCTACGTCCTTGGACTCCTGAAGTCTCTCTTTCACGGAAGGAGGAAATAGAGTTGCCATTGTGGGTGAAGCTTTATGGACTTAACCTGCGTTATTGGGGTGATCGATCATTGGGATGCATCGCAAGTGTTCTTGGTCGCCCAATATGTGCGGATAGAAGGACAGTGCGACATGAGCGACTTTCGTTCGCACGGATTTGCATCTCCATCAAGGTGGCTGATGGGTTACCTGCTACTATTTGTATTGCTCAAGAGGCTGGTACACTGGTTGAGCAACCAGTGCATTATGATTGGTCTCCGCCGTTGTGTAGTGTTTGCAAAGTCTTTGGGCATGGTGAAAAATCTTACCCAATTGCTGCGATCAACAAAATGCAGGAGGATAGTGATTCGGTGCAAGATGTTATGCAGGTGGAGGATTCTTGGCAGCGACCAAGAGGACGTAGGGGAAGAGGGAAACACACTCTCCCGTCGGAGGAGCCTTCTGGTGTTGCAACCACTGTGTCGCCGGCGACTCCACCTGATCGTGCAATTCCTGCGGTTAGTACATCGGTACTTGTGATGGATACACGTGGCGCAGATGTGAAAAAGAAATCAGTTATTTCAggaaattcaaatttaaatacTGTTTCGGTTTCTAAAGAAGCGAGTTTATCTCCTTCTACCTTGGATCCACATGGCATACATTTGGGTGCAGATGTGAAAAAGAAATCAGGGAATTCAATTTTAAATGGTGGTTTGAAGGATAAGTTGGTTGCTCCAACATCTAAGGAGAGTGTAGGGGAACGTGGCAAAGACAAGGTGGTTGTTAACAACCACCTTGCTGTGAAGAAATCTGTTTGTGACTTGGGTCATAATAGTCCAAATTTTTCAGGAATTATGGAATTAAAACCACCAACCAGTGGTGTGTCTGAGGCGGCTAAATCTGGTTCAGTTGACCGAACTGGTACGGGTTTGAGGACCAACTCTACTGGGAAGGATGCTGATCAGTCATTTGTTGGTAATAGATTCGCTCCATTACAGGATGTGGAGCCTATTGTTACTAGTGAAGATGGTGTTGAGGGTCCTGCAATACTTCGTGTACGTGAGCGCAGTCCGGGTCGGGGCAACTACGCGCATTGCTCCACTTCTCCAACCTCGCATTGA
- the LOC122672937 gene encoding trihelix transcription factor ASR3-like isoform X1 has protein sequence MAHEPLSPTAAAPADAQPNATPLSNGLDGADDANRPPRLPRWTRQEILVLIQGKKVAENRVRRGRATGSALGSSLLEPKWASVSSYCKRHGVNRGPVQCRKRWSNLAGDYKKIKEWESQIKEESDSFWVMRNDLRRERKLPGFFDREVYDILDGRSETDPATVTADVKDSEGLAATAVVAEEEEAVFDSSRSAAVEDGLFSDFDQSGQEEVGGSPDKETVATGSPTTTVPAPLPISEKQYQPFCRGYLDQGTTNEKQPTVNPEKGSTSQEGRKRRRLSTDVGSEATLPDQLIEVLERNSKMLTAQLEAQNINCQLDRNQRKDHADSLVSVLSKLADALGRIADKL, from the exons ATGGCGCATGAGCCTTTAAGCCCAACAGCAGCGGCGCCCGCCGATGCACAGCCCAACGCAACCCCTTTGTCGAACGGCCTCGACGGTGCCGATGACGCCAATAGACCGCCGAGGCTCCCTCGGTGGACGCGACAGGAGATACTGGTCCTCATTCAAGGCAAGAAGGTGGCGGAGAACCGGGTTCGTAGGGGTCGGGCCACTGGTTCGGCGCTGGGGTCCAGCCTATTGGAGCCCAAGTGGGCTTCTGTCTCGTCCTACTGCAAACGACACGGCGTGAATCGGGGACCGGTCCAGTGCCGGAAACGGTGGAGTAATCTCGCCGGAGATTACAAGAAGATCAAGGAGTGGGAATCGCAGATTAAAGAAGAGTCGGACTCGTTCTGGGTTATGAGGAACGATctgaggagagagaggaaattgCCTGGTTTCTTTGACAGGGAGGTGTATGATATCTTGGACGGAAGGAGTGAGACTGATCCGGCAACGGTGACTGCCGATGTGAAGGACAGTGAAGGGTTGGCAGCGACAGCGGTGGtggcagaggaggaggaggccgTCTTCGATAGCAGTCGGAGCGCTGCGGTGGAAGATGGGCTTTTTTCGGATTTTGATCAGTCGGGGCAAGAGGAGGTCGGTGGGAGCCCCGATAAAGAAACGGTGGCGACGGGTAGCCCTACGACGACAGTCCCGGCTCCGTTGCCGATTTCGG AGAAGCAGTACCAACCATTTTGCAGAGGATATTTAGATCAAG GTACAACAAATGAAAAACAACCTACTGTGAATCCTGAGAAAGGGTCTACATCTCAAGAGGGGCGTAAGCGCAGGCGGTTATCAACTGATGTTGGTAGTGAAGCCACTTTGCCAGACCAATTGATCGAGGTCCTAGAGAGGAACAGTAAAATGCTCACAGCACAACTTGAGGCTCAGAACATCAATTGCCAATTAGATAGAAACCAGCGGAAGGACCATGCTGACAGTTTAGTTTCAGTTCTTAGCAAACTTGCAGATGCTTTAGGAAGGATTGCTGATAAGTTATAA
- the LOC122672937 gene encoding trihelix transcription factor ASR3-like isoform X2, whose translation MAHEPLSPTAAAPADAQPNATPLSNGLDGADDANRPPRLPRWTRQEILVLIQGKKVAENRVRRGRATGSALGSSLLEPKWASVSSYCKRHGVNRGPVQCRKRWSNLAGDYKKIKEWESQIKEESDSFWVMRNDLRRERKLPGFFDREVYDILDGRSETDPATVTADVKDSEGLAATAVVAEEEEAVFDSSRSAAVEDGLFSDFDQSGQEEVGGSPDKETVATGSPTTTVPAPLPISGTTNEKQPTVNPEKGSTSQEGRKRRRLSTDVGSEATLPDQLIEVLERNSKMLTAQLEAQNINCQLDRNQRKDHADSLVSVLSKLADALGRIADKL comes from the exons ATGGCGCATGAGCCTTTAAGCCCAACAGCAGCGGCGCCCGCCGATGCACAGCCCAACGCAACCCCTTTGTCGAACGGCCTCGACGGTGCCGATGACGCCAATAGACCGCCGAGGCTCCCTCGGTGGACGCGACAGGAGATACTGGTCCTCATTCAAGGCAAGAAGGTGGCGGAGAACCGGGTTCGTAGGGGTCGGGCCACTGGTTCGGCGCTGGGGTCCAGCCTATTGGAGCCCAAGTGGGCTTCTGTCTCGTCCTACTGCAAACGACACGGCGTGAATCGGGGACCGGTCCAGTGCCGGAAACGGTGGAGTAATCTCGCCGGAGATTACAAGAAGATCAAGGAGTGGGAATCGCAGATTAAAGAAGAGTCGGACTCGTTCTGGGTTATGAGGAACGATctgaggagagagaggaaattgCCTGGTTTCTTTGACAGGGAGGTGTATGATATCTTGGACGGAAGGAGTGAGACTGATCCGGCAACGGTGACTGCCGATGTGAAGGACAGTGAAGGGTTGGCAGCGACAGCGGTGGtggcagaggaggaggaggccgTCTTCGATAGCAGTCGGAGCGCTGCGGTGGAAGATGGGCTTTTTTCGGATTTTGATCAGTCGGGGCAAGAGGAGGTCGGTGGGAGCCCCGATAAAGAAACGGTGGCGACGGGTAGCCCTACGACGACAGTCCCGGCTCCGTTGCCGATTTCGG GTACAACAAATGAAAAACAACCTACTGTGAATCCTGAGAAAGGGTCTACATCTCAAGAGGGGCGTAAGCGCAGGCGGTTATCAACTGATGTTGGTAGTGAAGCCACTTTGCCAGACCAATTGATCGAGGTCCTAGAGAGGAACAGTAAAATGCTCACAGCACAACTTGAGGCTCAGAACATCAATTGCCAATTAGATAGAAACCAGCGGAAGGACCATGCTGACAGTTTAGTTTCAGTTCTTAGCAAACTTGCAGATGCTTTAGGAAGGATTGCTGATAAGTTATAA
- the LOC122672907 gene encoding uncharacterized protein LOC122672907: MEDAFRVRVDKAFGSLASSSPSSSSLRSLWSLSDEEVERKEWNRGTDSLDREETPCFSSFDGFFRKDRKASKKESRNIRKEFDEDLEDIDDDDEDEQQGRDSSGQSADRDGHDQEEWEIRSSIGLDCTLDNEEEEDEYDKVAVGNENTGDRLYMRDITDHGDYLNFNNVFPISFEEATRDPRANHLAAIIRLKEDEAEAVKSDSSQVSDKTVPAALDPQVSEGVGNLKSILKRKENQTDSKSRKRVRFDPKCENNHESDIEEPQELLSIMHSMGTPTVAEDGGSLPQGSHGIPDYLLNPSRYTCYSFDSSSGVDEESNQQAYMDLLSIMKKPSSVDTELDGTCTDASKSIVFTPKKKASDASTASRIELEQTLKNRSEEYVRKAGLPLCIPVGEDQEGEACAMDEDELGTATTDKSSGTRKLARQYRLKVQLDDSDA, encoded by the exons ATGGAAGACGCTTTCAGAGTTCGGGTTGATAAGGCTTTTGGCTCTCTAGCTTCTTCTTCACCGTCATCTTCGTCCCTGCGTTCGCTATGGTCTCTGTCAGACGAGGAGGTTGAAAGAAAGGAATGGAATCGAGGTACAGACAGTCTCGACAGAGAAGAAACCCCATGTTTCTCTTCCTTCGATGGATTCTTCAGGAAGGATCGAAAGGCTTCCAAGAAGGAATCAAGAAATATTCGGAAAGAGTTTGACGAGGATTTAGAAGACAtcgacgatgatgatgaagatgagcAACAAGGCCGTGATTCTTCTGGTCAATCTGCTGATCGAGACGGTCATGACCAGGAAGAATGGGAAATTAGGTCTTCAATTGGCTTGGATTGTACACTGGATAATGAG gaagaagaagatgaatatGACAAAGTGGCTGTTGGCAACGAAAATACTGGTGACCGCTTGTATATGAGGGATATTACTGACCATGGGGATTACTTAAATTTTAATAATGTGTTTCCGATTTCCTTTGAGGAGGCCACTCGGGATCCACGTGCTAATCACTTGGCAGCAATAATTAGGCTCAAAGAAGACGAAGCCGAAGCTGTGAAATCGGATTCTTCTCAGGTTTCTGATAAAACGGTACCAGCTGCTTTGGATCCTCAAGTATCTGAAGGTGTTGGTAACTTGAAATCTATTctgaaaaggaaggaaaatcaaACAGATTCAAAGTCACGAAAACGGGTCAGGTTTGACCCTAAATGTGAAAACAATCATGAGAGCGACATAGAGGAACCCCAAGAATTGTTGTCAATAATGCATTCAATGGGTACGCCTACAGTTGCTGAAGATGGTGGGTCATTGCCTCAAGGTTCCCATGGAATTCCAGATTATTTACTAAATCCATCCAGATATACATGTTATAGTTTTGATTCATCGAGTGGAGTTGATGAAGAATCTAATCAACAAGCTTACATGGATCTTCTCAGCATTATGAAGAAGCCAAGTTCTGTAGACACGGAACTGGATGGCACTTGTACCGATGCATCAAAATCAATAGTCTTTACTCCTAAAAAGAAGGCTAGTGATGCTTCAACTGCAAGCAGAATTGAGCTTGAGCAGACTCTGAAAAATCGTTCTGAGGAGTATGTGCGCAAGGCAGGCTTGCCCCTTTGCATTCCGGTTGGTGAAGACCAAGAAGGTGAAGCTTGTGCAATGGATGAAGATGAGCTGGGAACAGCAACTACAGATAAAAGCAGTGGCACCCGAAAATTGGCCCGTCAGTACCGATTGAAAGTTCAGTTGGACGACTCTGATGCTTGA